The Pseudosulfitobacter pseudonitzschiae genome includes a region encoding these proteins:
- a CDS encoding phosphoenolpyruvate carboxykinase: MTSGRVNPNFRLEDQGIGELGNVYYNLIEPALVETALARGEGTLGKGGSFLVTTGKFTGRSPKDKHVVKTASVTDNIWWENNAEMSEAGFNTLYDDMVAHMKGRDYFVQDLVGGADPAYAINVRMVTELAWHGLFIRHLLRRPEREDLEDFVADFTIINCPSFKADPTKHDCKSDTVIALNFDRKIILIGGTEYAGENKKSVFTLLNYMLPEKGVMPMHCSANHATGNPVDTAVFFGLSGTGKTTLSADPSRTLIGDDEHGWSDRGTFNFEGGCYAKTINLSAEAEPEIYATTEKFGTVIENMIFDDETKDLDFADDSLTANMRCAYPLHYISNASKNALGGHPKNIIMLTCDAFGVLPPIARLTPAQAMYHFLSGFTSKVAGTERGVTEPEPTFSTCFGAPFMPRRPEVYGNLLREKIAQHGATCWLVNTGWTGGAYGTGSRMPIRATRALLTAALDGSLSKAKFRKDPNFGFEVPVAVDGVADILLDPRRTWDDADSYDRQATKLVEMFASNFEQYLPHIDDDVRAAAIG; this comes from the coding sequence ATGACATCTGGACGGGTGAACCCGAATTTCCGGCTTGAAGATCAAGGGATCGGGGAGCTGGGCAATGTCTATTACAACCTGATCGAGCCTGCGCTGGTCGAAACCGCGCTGGCGCGCGGCGAAGGCACATTGGGCAAAGGTGGCTCTTTTCTGGTGACCACCGGCAAATTCACTGGCCGTTCGCCCAAAGACAAACACGTGGTCAAAACCGCAAGCGTTACCGACAACATCTGGTGGGAAAACAACGCCGAGATGTCCGAGGCCGGCTTTAACACCCTCTATGACGACATGGTTGCCCACATGAAGGGCCGCGACTACTTCGTGCAGGATCTGGTTGGCGGCGCCGACCCGGCCTATGCGATCAACGTCCGCATGGTGACCGAACTGGCATGGCATGGCCTGTTCATCCGCCACCTGCTGCGTCGCCCCGAACGCGAGGATCTGGAAGACTTCGTCGCAGACTTCACCATTATCAACTGCCCCTCCTTCAAAGCAGACCCGACCAAGCATGATTGCAAGTCCGATACCGTCATTGCGCTGAACTTCGACCGCAAGATTATCCTGATCGGCGGCACAGAGTACGCGGGCGAAAACAAGAAATCGGTCTTTACCCTGTTGAACTACATGCTGCCCGAAAAGGGCGTGATGCCGATGCACTGCTCGGCCAACCACGCCACCGGCAATCCTGTCGATACCGCCGTTTTCTTTGGCCTCAGCGGCACCGGCAAGACAACGCTGTCCGCCGACCCGTCGCGCACGCTGATCGGCGATGACGAACATGGCTGGTCGGATCGCGGCACTTTCAACTTCGAAGGCGGCTGCTACGCCAAGACGATCAACCTGAGCGCCGAAGCCGAGCCGGAAATCTACGCCACGACCGAAAAGTTCGGCACAGTCATTGAAAACATGATCTTCGACGACGAAACCAAAGATCTGGATTTTGCAGACGACAGCCTGACCGCGAACATGCGTTGCGCCTATCCGCTGCACTACATCTCGAACGCGTCGAAAAATGCTCTGGGCGGTCACCCCAAGAACATCATCATGCTGACGTGCGATGCCTTCGGCGTGCTGCCTCCCATCGCGCGCCTGACACCCGCACAGGCGATGTACCACTTCCTGTCAGGCTTCACGTCCAAAGTAGCCGGAACAGAACGCGGCGTGACCGAACCCGAGCCCACATTCTCGACCTGTTTCGGTGCGCCCTTCATGCCGCGCCGCCCCGAGGTTTACGGCAACCTGCTGCGCGAAAAGATCGCCCAGCACGGCGCCACATGCTGGTTGGTCAACACCGGCTGGACCGGCGGCGCCTATGGCACAGGCAGCCGTATGCCCATCCGCGCCACCCGCGCGCTGCTGACCGCAGCACTGGACGGCAGCCTGAGCAAGGCAAAGTTCCGCAAAGACCCGAACTTCGGCTTTGAAGTGCCCGTCGCGGTTGACGGCGTGGCCGATATCCTGCTGGACCCCCGCCGCACATGGGACGACGCCGACAGCTATGACCGTCAAGCCACCAAACTGGTTGAAATGTTCGCATCGAATTTCGAACAGTATCTGCCGCACATCGACGATGACGTTCGCGCTGCGGCCATCGGCTAA
- a CDS encoding LysR family transcriptional regulator: protein MSHAVEELGSTRQTVRRHITFLEQAKGFELFRIRDRRYELTERGKSALPEALTLLARGNAWLTSEVGFEYGMLRVSKDDGDWRFFLQQRPLADLWQTGSNFMRDCMRCWAEAGGNIEHPAFQPVRPYAMVFRPNEQQWVCVDVGRDSSFATWFGWEWQSSSIGRPLDALPGGPVIGDLMEGTFQEIAANNALRFDHIHTTVARKPGTPLVPLSYTRLLLGARFPDGTFALVNIIERTNDLKIDDLPDKFVNAMDPEWVMNVSI, encoded by the coding sequence TTGTCACACGCGGTAGAAGAGCTGGGCAGCACACGTCAAACAGTGCGACGGCACATCACATTCCTTGAGCAAGCCAAGGGATTCGAGCTGTTTCGAATCAGGGACCGGCGTTACGAGCTGACCGAACGCGGCAAAAGCGCATTGCCCGAAGCATTGACCTTGTTGGCGCGTGGCAATGCATGGCTGACCTCTGAGGTCGGGTTTGAGTATGGCATGCTGCGCGTGTCTAAGGATGACGGTGATTGGCGGTTTTTCTTGCAGCAGCGGCCCTTGGCTGATCTGTGGCAAACCGGATCGAATTTCATGCGCGATTGTATGCGCTGCTGGGCAGAAGCGGGGGGGAACATCGAACACCCTGCGTTCCAGCCCGTGCGCCCCTATGCGATGGTATTTCGCCCGAACGAGCAGCAATGGGTCTGCGTGGACGTGGGGCGAGACTCTTCCTTTGCCACGTGGTTCGGATGGGAATGGCAGAGCAGTTCGATCGGCCGCCCACTTGACGCGCTGCCCGGCGGACCGGTGATCGGTGACCTTATGGAAGGCACGTTTCAAGAAATCGCCGCCAATAACGCGCTGCGGTTCGATCATATTCACACCACAGTTGCCCGGAAACCGGGCACTCCGCTTGTTCCGCTCAGCTATACGCGTTTGTTGCTGGGCGCGCGGTTTCCCGATGGCACATTTGCCTTGGTCAATATTATCGAGCGGACGAATGACCTGAAAATTGATGATTTGCCTGACAAATTCGTCAACGCGATGGATCCAGAGTGGGTCATGAACGTCAGCATCTAG
- a CDS encoding helix-turn-helix domain-containing protein, whose product MSHPVDIHVGRKLKQARTLRRMSQTDVARHLKLSFQQIQKYEIGSNRIAASRLYDLSRILDVPTAYFFEGLGDAPEVGARDHGLDIVSAVASIKDEQVKSRIVTFIEDVSGRTVAKSA is encoded by the coding sequence ATGTCTCATCCAGTGGATATTCATGTTGGTCGCAAGCTGAAACAGGCACGCACACTGCGACGTATGTCGCAAACAGATGTTGCTCGGCACCTGAAACTTTCTTTTCAACAAATTCAAAAATACGAAATTGGGTCCAACCGCATTGCAGCAAGCCGTCTTTACGACTTGTCGCGTATTCTGGATGTACCGACCGCCTACTTCTTTGAAGGTCTCGGCGATGCGCCAGAAGTCGGGGCACGTGATCACGGCCTTGATATCGTAAGTGCCGTGGCTTCGATCAAAGACGAACAGGTTAAATCCCGTATCGTCACCTTTATCGAAGACGTATCGGGGCGCACTGTCGCCAAATCTGCCTAA
- a CDS encoding sulfite exporter TauE/SafE family protein, whose product MDILLTLLTPAQLGLALGIALLAGFVKGVVGFAMPMVFVSGLSTFLAPDLALAMLMLPTLATNGIQALRQGPRAAWESIAKFKVYMGVGAVVLILSAQLVSVLPMQVMLVIIGVPVTAFALMQIVGWTLVLNGQSTTFEAVIGMVAGFLGGISGIWGPPTVMYLTALGTQKHEQMRAQGVIYGLGAVSLVGAHIGSGVLNATTWPLSAAMIVPALIGMFCGRQVMDQIDQVVFRRATLFVLLVAGLNLLRRALVG is encoded by the coding sequence ATGGACATTCTACTGACACTTCTCACCCCCGCGCAACTGGGCCTTGCCCTTGGGATCGCACTGCTGGCAGGGTTCGTCAAAGGGGTCGTGGGCTTTGCCATGCCTATGGTCTTTGTGTCGGGTCTGTCGACCTTTCTGGCGCCTGATTTGGCGCTGGCGATGCTGATGCTGCCGACGCTGGCGACCAACGGCATACAGGCATTGCGTCAGGGCCCCCGGGCGGCGTGGGAATCGATCGCCAAGTTCAAAGTTTACATGGGGGTTGGAGCGGTCGTGCTGATCCTTAGCGCGCAACTGGTCAGCGTGCTGCCCATGCAAGTGATGCTGGTGATCATTGGCGTGCCGGTGACGGCCTTTGCCCTGATGCAAATTGTCGGGTGGACGCTGGTGTTAAATGGTCAAAGCACCACGTTCGAGGCGGTCATTGGCATGGTTGCCGGTTTTTTAGGCGGAATCTCGGGGATTTGGGGGCCGCCGACGGTGATGTATCTGACGGCGCTTGGAACGCAGAAACACGAACAGATGCGTGCGCAGGGCGTGATCTACGGGCTGGGGGCGGTATCGCTGGTGGGCGCGCACATCGGATCGGGGGTGCTTAACGCGACCACTTGGCCGCTGAGCGCTGCGATGATCGTACCGGCGTTGATCGGGATGTTCTGCGGGCGTCAGGTCATGGACCAGATTGACCAGGTGGTGTTCCGCCGCGCGACGCTGTTCGTTCTGCTTGTGGCAGGGTTGAACCTGTTGCGTCGCGCGCTGGTTGGATAG
- a CDS encoding acyl-CoA dehydrogenase family protein — protein sequence MAHDGQDMTGATSVIMDDLLGATGAAIAPVDAILDIAKDKLRVLLSENGRVSATLVEQNQTAAHGLAWLATYAQSLHEMHKWATALNENGRFGEVEQLLLQIGAGEYLAQIQGGIPMNQGEVLRPHDMGLTAADMTGLSTPAITGLVQNGNTQAARIRLVELMQERSAEITVGASGLDEELEMIREQFRRYALEKVEPFAHDWHLNDQLIPIEVINELAEMGVFGLTIPEEHGGLGLSKASMCVVSEELSRGYIGVGSLGTRSEIAAELIIAGGTDAQKAKWLPALASGEKLPTAVFTEPNTGSDLGSLRTRAVKDGNDYKVTGNKTWITHAARTHVMTLLARTDPNTTDYKGLSMFLAEKTPGDDATPFPSDGMTGGEIEVLGYRGMKEYELAFDDFHVKGENLLGGEEGKGFKQLMETFESARIQTAARAIGVAQSALDISMQYAQDRKQFGKSLIEFPRVANKLAMMAVEIMIARQLTYFSAFEKDQGRRCDVEAGMAKLLGARVAWAAADNGLQIHGGNGFALEYKISRVLCDARILNIFEGAAEIQAQVIARRLLG from the coding sequence ATGGCACACGATGGACAAGACATGACTGGGGCGACTTCGGTGATTATGGACGATCTTTTGGGAGCAACCGGCGCCGCAATCGCGCCCGTCGATGCCATTCTCGATATTGCCAAAGACAAACTGCGCGTCCTGCTCAGCGAAAACGGCCGCGTGTCAGCCACCCTTGTCGAACAGAACCAGACAGCCGCCCACGGGCTGGCTTGGTTGGCAACCTATGCGCAGTCCCTGCATGAAATGCACAAATGGGCCACTGCACTGAACGAAAATGGTCGCTTTGGTGAAGTGGAACAGTTGCTGCTGCAAATCGGCGCTGGCGAATACCTTGCCCAAATTCAGGGCGGCATCCCCATGAACCAGGGCGAAGTGCTGCGCCCCCACGATATGGGCCTGACTGCTGCCGACATGACGGGCCTGTCCACACCAGCGATCACCGGACTGGTCCAGAACGGCAACACCCAAGCCGCGCGCATCCGGCTGGTCGAGCTGATGCAAGAACGCAGCGCCGAAATCACCGTGGGTGCCTCCGGTCTGGATGAAGAACTGGAAATGATCCGCGAACAATTCCGCCGCTATGCGCTGGAAAAGGTCGAACCCTTTGCCCACGACTGGCACTTAAACGACCAACTGATCCCCATCGAAGTGATCAACGAGCTGGCCGAAATGGGTGTTTTCGGCCTGACCATTCCCGAAGAGCACGGCGGCCTTGGCCTGTCCAAGGCGTCGATGTGCGTTGTCTCCGAAGAACTCTCGCGCGGCTATATCGGCGTTGGCTCGCTGGGCACCCGTTCGGAAATCGCGGCCGAACTGATCATCGCCGGCGGCACCGACGCGCAAAAAGCCAAGTGGCTGCCCGCGCTGGCGTCGGGCGAAAAGCTGCCAACAGCGGTCTTTACCGAACCCAACACCGGTTCCGACCTTGGCAGCCTGCGCACCCGCGCCGTTAAGGATGGCAACGACTACAAGGTGACAGGCAACAAGACGTGGATCACCCACGCCGCGCGCACCCATGTGATGACGCTGCTGGCGCGCACCGACCCCAACACCACAGACTACAAAGGCCTGTCGATGTTTCTGGCCGAAAAAACACCGGGCGACGATGCAACCCCCTTCCCCTCCGACGGCATGACAGGCGGCGAGATCGAAGTGCTGGGCTATCGTGGCATGAAGGAATACGAACTGGCCTTCGACGACTTCCACGTGAAGGGCGAGAACCTGCTGGGCGGAGAGGAGGGCAAAGGCTTTAAGCAGCTGATGGAAACCTTCGAATCCGCCCGCATCCAGACCGCAGCACGCGCCATTGGTGTGGCGCAGTCGGCGCTGGATATTTCGATGCAATACGCCCAAGACCGCAAACAGTTCGGCAAATCGCTGATCGAATTTCCGCGCGTTGCGAACAAGCTGGCGATGATGGCCGTCGAGATCATGATCGCCCGCCAACTGACCTATTTCAGCGCCTTCGAAAAAGACCAAGGTCGCCGGTGCGACGTCGAGGCGGGCATGGCCAAACTGCTGGGGGCCCGCGTGGCATGGGCTGCTGCCGACAACGGCCTGCAAATCCACGGTGGCAACGGTTTTGCGCTGGAATACAAGATCAGCCGCGTGCTGTGCGATGCCCGAATCCTTAACATCTTCGAAGGTGCCGCCGAGATTCAGGCACAGGTCATCGCGCGCCGTTTGCTGGGGTAG
- a CDS encoding TetR/AcrR family transcriptional regulator has protein sequence MKHARLNREKWITAGIAALRSDGPPALRAEPLARRMGTTKGSFYWHFTDVPAFHQALLDHWKSQAFADVVAQLEGDGTPAGRLQEFGKHVLDDTTAPAIRSWAQENKDAADALAQVDAERLTYMVTLLTQLGLKNPDFARAAYGALIGMPMLPKSKRHDSANAYTALIDLVLALR, from the coding sequence ATGAAACACGCCCGTCTCAATCGCGAGAAATGGATCACCGCAGGCATCGCCGCCTTGCGCAGCGATGGTCCACCCGCGTTGCGCGCTGAACCGCTGGCCCGCCGGATGGGCACGACCAAAGGGTCGTTCTACTGGCACTTCACCGATGTTCCCGCCTTTCATCAGGCGCTGTTGGATCACTGGAAAAGTCAGGCTTTTGCCGACGTGGTCGCACAGCTCGAAGGTGATGGCACCCCCGCCGGCCGTCTTCAGGAATTTGGCAAGCATGTTCTCGACGATACTACAGCACCCGCAATCCGCTCTTGGGCTCAAGAGAACAAAGACGCCGCCGACGCGCTGGCGCAGGTCGATGCCGAGCGTCTGACATATATGGTGACCTTGCTGACACAGCTGGGCCTCAAAAACCCCGATTTCGCCCGCGCCGCCTATGGGGCGCTGATCGGAATGCCGATGTTGCCCAAATCCAAACGGCACGATTCCGCCAACGCCTATACCGCGTTGATCGACCTTGTGCTGGCGTTGCGCTAG
- a CDS encoding META domain-containing protein — MRILLILALTFAMSCKADETARAYGAGGKTWTLTEIDGQAFKAAATLRFPETGKIAGQGPCNGFAGTMTTPYPWFDAGPLQATRRACPALADEARFFTALEDMTLIEVLGDVMILKNEKGREMLFRAAD; from the coding sequence ATGCGCATACTTCTCATCCTCGCCTTGACCTTCGCCATGTCCTGCAAAGCAGATGAAACCGCACGTGCCTATGGTGCGGGCGGCAAAACCTGGACTTTGACCGAAATCGACGGTCAGGCATTCAAAGCCGCGGCGACGCTGCGCTTTCCCGAAACCGGCAAGATCGCAGGCCAAGGGCCCTGTAACGGGTTTGCTGGCACCATGACCACGCCCTACCCGTGGTTTGACGCAGGCCCGTTGCAAGCAACCCGCCGCGCCTGCCCCGCGCTTGCAGACGAGGCCCGCTTCTTCACCGCACTGGAAGACATGACCCTGATCGAGGTTTTGGGTGACGTGATGATCCTGAAGAACGAAAAAGGCCGCGAAATGCTGTTCAGAGCCGCCGACTGA
- the recO gene encoding DNA repair protein RecO, translating to MDWRGTGILLAARKHGETSVIIEVFTEDRGRHAGVVRGGTSRKIAPILQPGAQLDVAWRARLEDHIGSFTVEPVRSRAAQAMGDRMSLAGLNAVTALLCFCLPEREVHAPLYRRTEVLLDLLGQNDLWPLAYLRWELALLEEMGYGLDLSACAVTGATEGLAYVSPKSGRAVSAEGAGTWADRMLPLPDVLRGRGDAPDVEIAQGLHTTGHFLEAHLAADQGNRALPVARARFVEAFSRRL from the coding sequence ATGGACTGGCGTGGAACAGGCATTTTGCTGGCCGCACGCAAACATGGCGAGACGTCGGTGATCATCGAGGTATTCACCGAGGACCGGGGGCGTCATGCGGGCGTGGTGCGCGGTGGCACCAGCCGCAAGATCGCGCCGATCTTGCAACCGGGCGCGCAGCTGGATGTGGCGTGGCGCGCGCGGCTTGAAGATCATATCGGCAGTTTCACCGTCGAACCTGTGCGCAGTCGGGCGGCGCAAGCAATGGGCGACCGGATGTCGCTGGCGGGTCTGAATGCGGTGACGGCACTGCTGTGCTTTTGCCTGCCCGAGCGTGAGGTTCACGCCCCGCTGTACCGGCGGACCGAGGTGCTGTTGGACCTGTTGGGGCAGAACGATCTGTGGCCGCTGGCCTACCTGCGGTGGGAGTTGGCTCTGCTGGAAGAGATGGGTTATGGGCTGGATCTGTCAGCCTGTGCGGTTACCGGGGCGACCGAGGGGTTGGCCTATGTCTCGCCCAAGTCGGGGCGGGCTGTATCGGCTGAGGGTGCTGGTACATGGGCCGACCGGATGCTGCCCTTGCCCGATGTGCTGCGCGGACGCGGTGATGCGCCGGATGTCGAGATTGCACAGGGTTTACACACCACAGGGCATTTTCTGGAGGCGCATCTGGCAGCGGATCAGGGCAACCGCGCCTTGCCTGTGGCGCGTGCGCGATTTGTCGAAGCGTTCAGTCGGCGGCTCTGA
- a CDS encoding DUF1491 family protein — MSRLTARFWVDAYLTRLRLFDIPAFVVSHGDDTGGAVLVKLNTLDGQATLFHRSFDLESDARVWTELAKGPEAEVDAVLTRQRGFDPDLWVIEVEDRAGRHLLDHDGLA, encoded by the coding sequence ATGAGCCGTCTGACCGCACGGTTTTGGGTCGATGCCTATCTGACGCGGCTTCGTCTGTTTGATATTCCCGCTTTTGTGGTCTCGCACGGCGACGACACTGGTGGCGCTGTGCTGGTCAAGCTGAACACGCTGGACGGTCAGGCGACATTATTCCACCGCAGCTTTGATCTGGAGAGTGACGCACGGGTCTGGACCGAACTGGCCAAGGGGCCCGAGGCAGAAGTGGATGCTGTGCTGACGCGCCAGCGCGGGTTCGATCCCGATCTGTGGGTTATCGAGGTCGAGGACCGCGCGGGCCGGCATCTGCTGGATCACGACGGGCTGGCCTGA
- the era gene encoding GTPase Era → MNTRAGFVALIGEPNAGKSTLLNRMVGAKVSIVTHKVQTTRARIRGVAIEGDAQIVFVDTPGLFQPRRRLDRAMVAAAWGGAADADVVVLMVEAHRGVSEGVERILEGLATIGDGRKVALAINKIDRVESQVLLGLTKDMNDRYAFAETFMISAEKGFGVDALRAWLGGQLPEGPWLYPEDQIADLPMRMIAAEMTREKLTLRLHQELPYQLTVETENWEERKDGTARIDQVVYVSRDGHKGIVLGNKGETIKSVSKASRTELEEFLGRRVHLFLQVKVREKWQEEAERYSQMGLDFKDGNV, encoded by the coding sequence ATGAACACCCGCGCCGGTTTCGTCGCCCTGATCGGAGAGCCGAACGCCGGCAAATCCACCCTGTTGAACCGGATGGTTGGGGCCAAGGTGTCGATCGTCACCCACAAGGTTCAGACCACCCGCGCCCGCATACGCGGTGTCGCCATCGAAGGTGATGCGCAGATCGTTTTTGTGGACACCCCCGGCCTGTTCCAGCCGCGCCGCCGTCTGGATCGCGCGATGGTTGCTGCCGCATGGGGCGGGGCTGCGGATGCCGACGTGGTGGTGCTGATGGTCGAGGCGCACCGGGGCGTGTCCGAGGGCGTCGAGCGTATTCTGGAAGGGTTGGCCACCATCGGCGACGGCCGCAAGGTGGCGTTGGCCATCAACAAGATCGATCGCGTGGAATCGCAAGTTCTGCTGGGACTGACCAAGGATATGAACGACCGCTATGCCTTTGCCGAGACGTTCATGATCTCGGCTGAAAAGGGCTTTGGCGTTGACGCGCTGCGCGCCTGGCTGGGCGGGCAGTTGCCCGAGGGGCCGTGGCTGTACCCCGAGGACCAGATCGCCGATCTGCCTATGCGTATGATTGCCGCCGAGATGACCCGCGAAAAGCTGACGCTGCGATTGCATCAGGAACTGCCCTATCAGTTGACGGTCGAGACCGAGAATTGGGAAGAGCGCAAGGATGGCACCGCGCGGATCGACCAAGTGGTGTATGTCAGCCGCGATGGCCACAAGGGCATTGTGCTGGGAAACAAAGGCGAGACGATCAAGTCGGTCTCTAAGGCCAGTCGCACCGAACTGGAAGAATTTCTGGGCCGTCGCGTGCACCTGTTCCTGCAGGTGAAGGTGCGCGAGAAATGGCAGGAAGAGGCCGAGCGGTATTCGCAGATGGGGCTGGATTTTAAAGATGGCAACGTCTGA